The following proteins come from a genomic window of Musa acuminata AAA Group cultivar baxijiao chromosome BXJ1-7, Cavendish_Baxijiao_AAA, whole genome shotgun sequence:
- the LOC103990340 gene encoding putative hydrolase C777.06c isoform X1 gives MGVVFRVRAVDLRRSTDEVDLFPFAVEKDGWFHRIIPIYIFMKGAERMGSPSGLEDGNLGEGGEGTSGVGLSSLIFLGTGCSNTVPNARCLIQPSDPPCAVCTQSLYVHPEKNPNYRCNTSLLIDYCQDDGVHRYIIIDVGKTFREQVLRWFTHHKIPQVDSIILTHEHADAIFGLDDVRIVQSFIPFSPPNDIDPTPIYATKFTMDSIAIKFPYLMNKMWKEGQEVTPIAQLDWKVIESDPDITFMASGLEFVPLPVLHGEDYVSLGFLFGQQSRVAYISDVSRFPDSTENLISKSGGQLDLLIIDTNSLHKVSSRSTHLCFSESLDAVKRICPKQALLIGMTHDYDHHKLNVLLAEWTMREGIPVQLAYDGLRVFIDL, from the exons ATGGGCGTCGTCTTCCGCGTGCGCGCGGTTGACCTTCGTAGGTCTACagatgaggttgatctctttcccTTCGCCGTCGAGAAAGATGGATGGTTCCACAGGATCatccctatatatatatttatga AGGGAGCTGAGAGGATGGGTTCTCCGAGTGGTCTCGAGGATGGAAACCTTGGCGAGGGAGGGGAAGGAACCAGCGGGGTTGGCCTCTcctctctgatctttctcgggacCGGTTGCTCTAACACGGTCCCCAACGCCAGGTGCTTGATCCAGCCTTCTGATCCTCCTTGTGCCGTCTGCACCCAGTCCCTCTATGTGCACCCCGAGAAGAACCCTAACTACAG GTGCAACACTTCTCTTTTGATTGATTATTGTCAAGATGATGGTGTACacagatatattattattgatgTTGGAAAGACCTTCAGGGAACAAGTTTTGCGGTGGTTTACTCACCACaaaattcctcaagtagattct ATTATTCTAACTCATGAACATGCAGATGCAATTTTTGGTCTTGATGATGTTCGGATTGTACAATCATTTATTCCATTTAGTCCTCCAAATGATATTGATCCAACACCTATTTATGCTACAAAATTTACAATGGACAG CATTGCTATAAAATTTCCATATTTAATGAATAAAATGTGGAAAGAAGGTCAAGAGGTGACGCCAATTGCTCAGCTTGACTGGAAAGTAATTGAAAGTGACCCTGATATAACATTTATGGCATCAGGCCTAGAGTTTGTTCCTTTGCCA GTATTGCATGGTGAGGACTATGTTTCTTTAGGTTTCCTTTTTGGGCAACAGTCAAGAGTTGCATATATATCTGATGTTTCACGTTTCCCTGATAGCACTGAGAATC TTATTTCTAAATCTGGAGGACAGCTGGATCTTCTGATCATAGACACTAATTCACTACACAAG GTATCGTCTCGTAGTACACATCTTTGCTTCTCTGAG TCTCTTGATGCTGTGAAGAGAATTTGCCCCAAGCAGGCTCTGCTAATTGGAATGACACATGACTATGATCATCACAAGCTTAACGTGTTACTTGCAGAATGGACCATGCG AGAAGGAATCCCAGTGCAGCTTGCTTATGATGGTTTACGAGTGTTCATTGATTTGTAA
- the LOC103990340 gene encoding putative hydrolase C777.06c isoform X3: MGVVFRVRAVDLRRSTDEVDLFPFAVEKDGWFHRIIPIYIFMKGAERMGSPSGLEDGNLGEGGEGTSGVGLSSLIFLGTGCSNTVPNARCLIQPSDPPCAVCTQSLYVHPEKNPNYRCNTSLLIDYCQDDGVHRYIIIDVGKTFREQVLRWFTHHKIPQVDSIILTHEHADAIFGLDDVRIVQSFIPFSPPNDIDPTPIYATKFTMDSIAIKFPYLMNKMWKEGQEVTPIAQLDWKVIESDPDITFMASGLEFVPLPVLHGEDYVSLGFLFGQQSRVAYISDVSRFPDSTENLISKSGGQLDLLIIDTNSLHKSLDAVKRICPKQALLIGMTHDYDHHKLNVLLAEWTMREGIPVQLAYDGLRVFIDL; encoded by the exons ATGGGCGTCGTCTTCCGCGTGCGCGCGGTTGACCTTCGTAGGTCTACagatgaggttgatctctttcccTTCGCCGTCGAGAAAGATGGATGGTTCCACAGGATCatccctatatatatatttatga AGGGAGCTGAGAGGATGGGTTCTCCGAGTGGTCTCGAGGATGGAAACCTTGGCGAGGGAGGGGAAGGAACCAGCGGGGTTGGCCTCTcctctctgatctttctcgggacCGGTTGCTCTAACACGGTCCCCAACGCCAGGTGCTTGATCCAGCCTTCTGATCCTCCTTGTGCCGTCTGCACCCAGTCCCTCTATGTGCACCCCGAGAAGAACCCTAACTACAG GTGCAACACTTCTCTTTTGATTGATTATTGTCAAGATGATGGTGTACacagatatattattattgatgTTGGAAAGACCTTCAGGGAACAAGTTTTGCGGTGGTTTACTCACCACaaaattcctcaagtagattct ATTATTCTAACTCATGAACATGCAGATGCAATTTTTGGTCTTGATGATGTTCGGATTGTACAATCATTTATTCCATTTAGTCCTCCAAATGATATTGATCCAACACCTATTTATGCTACAAAATTTACAATGGACAG CATTGCTATAAAATTTCCATATTTAATGAATAAAATGTGGAAAGAAGGTCAAGAGGTGACGCCAATTGCTCAGCTTGACTGGAAAGTAATTGAAAGTGACCCTGATATAACATTTATGGCATCAGGCCTAGAGTTTGTTCCTTTGCCA GTATTGCATGGTGAGGACTATGTTTCTTTAGGTTTCCTTTTTGGGCAACAGTCAAGAGTTGCATATATATCTGATGTTTCACGTTTCCCTGATAGCACTGAGAATC TTATTTCTAAATCTGGAGGACAGCTGGATCTTCTGATCATAGACACTAATTCACTACACAAG TCTCTTGATGCTGTGAAGAGAATTTGCCCCAAGCAGGCTCTGCTAATTGGAATGACACATGACTATGATCATCACAAGCTTAACGTGTTACTTGCAGAATGGACCATGCG AGAAGGAATCCCAGTGCAGCTTGCTTATGATGGTTTACGAGTGTTCATTGATTTGTAA
- the LOC103990340 gene encoding putative hydrolase C777.06c isoform X2 gives MGVVFRVRAVDLRRSTDEVDLFPFAVEKDGWFHRIIPIYIFMKGAERMGSPSGLEDGNLGEGGEGTSGVGLSSLIFLGTGCSNTVPNARCLIQPSDPPCAVCTQSLYVHPEKNPNYRCNTSLLIDYCQDDGVHRYIIIDVGKTFREQVLRWFTHHKIPQVDSIILTHEHADAIFGLDDVRIVQSFIPFSPPNDIDPTPIYATKFTMDSIAIKFPYLMNKMWKEGQEVTPIAQLDWKVIESDPDITFMASGLEFVPLPVLHGEDYVSLGFLFGQQSRVAYISDVSRFPDSTENLISKSGGQLDLLIIDTNSLHKVSSRSTHLCFSESLDAVKRICPKQALLIGMTHDYDHHKLNVLLAEWTMRLSTIFT, from the exons ATGGGCGTCGTCTTCCGCGTGCGCGCGGTTGACCTTCGTAGGTCTACagatgaggttgatctctttcccTTCGCCGTCGAGAAAGATGGATGGTTCCACAGGATCatccctatatatatatttatga AGGGAGCTGAGAGGATGGGTTCTCCGAGTGGTCTCGAGGATGGAAACCTTGGCGAGGGAGGGGAAGGAACCAGCGGGGTTGGCCTCTcctctctgatctttctcgggacCGGTTGCTCTAACACGGTCCCCAACGCCAGGTGCTTGATCCAGCCTTCTGATCCTCCTTGTGCCGTCTGCACCCAGTCCCTCTATGTGCACCCCGAGAAGAACCCTAACTACAG GTGCAACACTTCTCTTTTGATTGATTATTGTCAAGATGATGGTGTACacagatatattattattgatgTTGGAAAGACCTTCAGGGAACAAGTTTTGCGGTGGTTTACTCACCACaaaattcctcaagtagattct ATTATTCTAACTCATGAACATGCAGATGCAATTTTTGGTCTTGATGATGTTCGGATTGTACAATCATTTATTCCATTTAGTCCTCCAAATGATATTGATCCAACACCTATTTATGCTACAAAATTTACAATGGACAG CATTGCTATAAAATTTCCATATTTAATGAATAAAATGTGGAAAGAAGGTCAAGAGGTGACGCCAATTGCTCAGCTTGACTGGAAAGTAATTGAAAGTGACCCTGATATAACATTTATGGCATCAGGCCTAGAGTTTGTTCCTTTGCCA GTATTGCATGGTGAGGACTATGTTTCTTTAGGTTTCCTTTTTGGGCAACAGTCAAGAGTTGCATATATATCTGATGTTTCACGTTTCCCTGATAGCACTGAGAATC TTATTTCTAAATCTGGAGGACAGCTGGATCTTCTGATCATAGACACTAATTCACTACACAAG GTATCGTCTCGTAGTACACATCTTTGCTTCTCTGAG TCTCTTGATGCTGTGAAGAGAATTTGCCCCAAGCAGGCTCTGCTAATTGGAATGACACATGACTATGATCATCACAAGCTTAACGTGTTACTTGCAGAATGGACCATGCG GCTTAGCACTATTTTTACTTGA
- the LOC135678458 gene encoding tyrosine decarboxylase 1-like translates to MGSLGDITLENNNVMCPPNPLDPEEFRRQGHMMVDFIADYYHDVDKYPVLSQVSPGYLRDRLPDSAPNHAEPIEAILQDVRNHIVPGITHWQSPNYFAYFPSSGSVAGFLGEMLSVGFNVVGFNWMSSPAATELETIVMDWLGKMLNLPKPFLFSGGGGGVLQGTTCEGILCTVTAARDKVLNKIGRDRIGDLVVYCSDQTHCALKKAAQIAGIHPDNIRALPTHQRDAFGLCPETLGAALAADVSEGLVPLYLCSTVGTTSSTAVDPLRALCEVAAEYDIWVHVDAAYAGSACICPEFRHFIDGVESASSFSFNAHKWFFTTLDCCCLWVKEPQHLVNALSTNPEYLRNKATESKKVVDFKDWQIALSRRFRALKLWMVLRSYGVANLRNFIRSHVNMAELFEGFVAKDERFEVAVPRNFAMVCFRLLPPLGSRSTRDGGLETANAINKRLLDAVNATGKIYMTHAVVGGVYIIRFAVGASLTEERHVRSAWSVVQEQAEALLAELVVQAALQEKAETGLTEFNLHSSMQEQAGQAVHG, encoded by the coding sequence ATGGGTAGCCTCGGCGACATTACTCTCGAAAACAACAATGTCATGTGCCCGCCGAACCCCCTCGACCCCGAGGAGTTCCGCCGGCAGGGCCACATGATGGTCGACTTCATCGCCGACTACTACCACGACGTTGATAAGTACCCTGTCCTCAGCCAGGTCTCCCCTGGCTATCTCCGTGACCGACTCCCGGACTCGGCCCCCAACCACGCTGAGCCCATCGAGGCGATCCTTCAAGACGTCCGCAACCACATTGTCCCCGGCATCACTCACTGGCAGAGCCCCAACTACTTCGCCTACTTTCCCTCCAGTGGCAGCGTCGCCGGCTTCTTGGGAGAGATGCTCAGCGTCGGCTTCAATGTCGTCGGCTTCAACTGGATGTCGTCCCCCGCGGCCACCGAGCTCGAGACCATCGTCATGGACTGGTTGGGCAAGATGCTCAACCTTCCTAAGCCCTTCCTCTTctctggtggcggcggcggcgtgcTCCAAGGAACCACCTGCGAGGGCATCCTCTGCACCGTGACCGCCGCCCGGGACAAGGTGCTGAACAAGATCGGCAGGGATCGAATTGGTGACCTGGTGGTCTACTGCTCTGATCAGACGCACTGCGCTCTCAAGAAGGCGGCGCAGATCGCCGGCATTCACCCGGACAACATCCGCGCTCTGCCGACTCACCAGCGCGACGCGTTCGGGCTGTGCCCCGAGACCCTGGGAGCCGCTCTGGCGGCCGACGTCTCGGAGGGGCTGGTGCCTCTGTACCTGTGCTCAACTGTGGGCACGACCTCGTCGACGGCGGTTGATCCGCTCCGGGCGCTGTGCGAGGTGGCAGCGGAGTACGACATCTGGGTGCATGTGGACGCGGCCTATGCTGGGAGCGCGTGCATCTGCCCAGAGTTCCGCCACTTCATCGACGGCGTGGAGAGCGCCAGCTCCTTCAGCTTCAACGCCCACAAGTGGTTCTTCACCACATTGGACTGTTGCTGCCTGTGGGTGAAGGAGCCGCAACACCTGGTGAACGCCCTCTCCACCAACCCCGAGTACTTGAGGAACAAAGCCACGGAGTCGAAGAAGGTAGTGGACTTCAAGGACTGGCAAATCGCACTCAGCCGCCGCTTCCGAGCACTGAAGCTGTGGATGGTGCTGCGGAGCTACGGGGTGGCCAACCTCAGGAACTTCATAAGGAGCCACGTGAACATGGCCGAGCTGTTCGAGGGGTTCGTGGCCAAGGACGAGAGGTTTGAGGTGGCGGTGCCCAGAAACTTCGCCATGGTGTGCTTCCGGCTGCTGCCACCCCTCGGCAGCCGCTCCACCAGGGACGGTGGATTGGAGACGGCAAACGCGATCAACAAGAGGTTGCTCGACGCGGTGAACGCGACCGGGAAGATATACATGACCCATGCAGTGGTGGGCGGAGTCTACATAATCCGGTTCGCCGTCGGCGCGTCGCTCACGGAGGAGCGGCATGTGCGGTCGGCGTGGTCGGTGGTGCAAGAGCAAGCGGAGGCTCTGCTGGCGGAGCTCGTGGTGCAAGCAGCGCTGCAAGAGAAAGCAGAGACCGGGCTGACGGAGTTCAATCTGCATTCATCGATGCAAGAGCAAGCAGGTCAGGCGGTGCACGGTTGA
- the LOC103990340 gene encoding putative hydrolase C777.06c isoform X4, with protein sequence MGVVFRVRAVDLRRSTDEVDLFPFAVEKDGWFHRIIPIYIFMKGAERMGSPSGLEDGNLGEGGEGTSGVGLSSLIFLGTGCSNTVPNARCLIQPSDPPCAVCTQSLYVHPEKNPNYRCNTSLLIDYCQDDGVHRYIIIDVGKTFREQVLRWFTHHKIPQVDSIILTHEHADAIFGLDDVRIVQSFIPFSPPNDIDPTPIYATKFTMDSIAIKFPYLMNKMWKEGQEVTPIAQLDWKVIESDPDITFMASGLEFVPLPVLHGEDYVSLGFLFGQQSRVAYISDVSRFPDSTENLISKSGGQLDLLIIDTNSLHKSLDAVKRICPKQALLIGMTHDYDHHKLNVLLAEWTMRLSTIFT encoded by the exons ATGGGCGTCGTCTTCCGCGTGCGCGCGGTTGACCTTCGTAGGTCTACagatgaggttgatctctttcccTTCGCCGTCGAGAAAGATGGATGGTTCCACAGGATCatccctatatatatatttatga AGGGAGCTGAGAGGATGGGTTCTCCGAGTGGTCTCGAGGATGGAAACCTTGGCGAGGGAGGGGAAGGAACCAGCGGGGTTGGCCTCTcctctctgatctttctcgggacCGGTTGCTCTAACACGGTCCCCAACGCCAGGTGCTTGATCCAGCCTTCTGATCCTCCTTGTGCCGTCTGCACCCAGTCCCTCTATGTGCACCCCGAGAAGAACCCTAACTACAG GTGCAACACTTCTCTTTTGATTGATTATTGTCAAGATGATGGTGTACacagatatattattattgatgTTGGAAAGACCTTCAGGGAACAAGTTTTGCGGTGGTTTACTCACCACaaaattcctcaagtagattct ATTATTCTAACTCATGAACATGCAGATGCAATTTTTGGTCTTGATGATGTTCGGATTGTACAATCATTTATTCCATTTAGTCCTCCAAATGATATTGATCCAACACCTATTTATGCTACAAAATTTACAATGGACAG CATTGCTATAAAATTTCCATATTTAATGAATAAAATGTGGAAAGAAGGTCAAGAGGTGACGCCAATTGCTCAGCTTGACTGGAAAGTAATTGAAAGTGACCCTGATATAACATTTATGGCATCAGGCCTAGAGTTTGTTCCTTTGCCA GTATTGCATGGTGAGGACTATGTTTCTTTAGGTTTCCTTTTTGGGCAACAGTCAAGAGTTGCATATATATCTGATGTTTCACGTTTCCCTGATAGCACTGAGAATC TTATTTCTAAATCTGGAGGACAGCTGGATCTTCTGATCATAGACACTAATTCACTACACAAG TCTCTTGATGCTGTGAAGAGAATTTGCCCCAAGCAGGCTCTGCTAATTGGAATGACACATGACTATGATCATCACAAGCTTAACGTGTTACTTGCAGAATGGACCATGCG GCTTAGCACTATTTTTACTTGA
- the LOC103990340 gene encoding putative hydrolase C777.06c isoform X5, whose amino-acid sequence MGSPSGLEDGNLGEGGEGTSGVGLSSLIFLGTGCSNTVPNARCLIQPSDPPCAVCTQSLYVHPEKNPNYRCNTSLLIDYCQDDGVHRYIIIDVGKTFREQVLRWFTHHKIPQVDSIILTHEHADAIFGLDDVRIVQSFIPFSPPNDIDPTPIYATKFTMDSIAIKFPYLMNKMWKEGQEVTPIAQLDWKVIESDPDITFMASGLEFVPLPVLHGEDYVSLGFLFGQQSRVAYISDVSRFPDSTENLISKSGGQLDLLIIDTNSLHKVSSRSTHLCFSESLDAVKRICPKQALLIGMTHDYDHHKLNVLLAEWTMREGIPVQLAYDGLRVFIDL is encoded by the exons ATGGGTTCTCCGAGTGGTCTCGAGGATGGAAACCTTGGCGAGGGAGGGGAAGGAACCAGCGGGGTTGGCCTCTcctctctgatctttctcgggacCGGTTGCTCTAACACGGTCCCCAACGCCAGGTGCTTGATCCAGCCTTCTGATCCTCCTTGTGCCGTCTGCACCCAGTCCCTCTATGTGCACCCCGAGAAGAACCCTAACTACAG GTGCAACACTTCTCTTTTGATTGATTATTGTCAAGATGATGGTGTACacagatatattattattgatgTTGGAAAGACCTTCAGGGAACAAGTTTTGCGGTGGTTTACTCACCACaaaattcctcaagtagattct ATTATTCTAACTCATGAACATGCAGATGCAATTTTTGGTCTTGATGATGTTCGGATTGTACAATCATTTATTCCATTTAGTCCTCCAAATGATATTGATCCAACACCTATTTATGCTACAAAATTTACAATGGACAG CATTGCTATAAAATTTCCATATTTAATGAATAAAATGTGGAAAGAAGGTCAAGAGGTGACGCCAATTGCTCAGCTTGACTGGAAAGTAATTGAAAGTGACCCTGATATAACATTTATGGCATCAGGCCTAGAGTTTGTTCCTTTGCCA GTATTGCATGGTGAGGACTATGTTTCTTTAGGTTTCCTTTTTGGGCAACAGTCAAGAGTTGCATATATATCTGATGTTTCACGTTTCCCTGATAGCACTGAGAATC TTATTTCTAAATCTGGAGGACAGCTGGATCTTCTGATCATAGACACTAATTCACTACACAAG GTATCGTCTCGTAGTACACATCTTTGCTTCTCTGAG TCTCTTGATGCTGTGAAGAGAATTTGCCCCAAGCAGGCTCTGCTAATTGGAATGACACATGACTATGATCATCACAAGCTTAACGTGTTACTTGCAGAATGGACCATGCG AGAAGGAATCCCAGTGCAGCTTGCTTATGATGGTTTACGAGTGTTCATTGATTTGTAA
- the LOC135678457 gene encoding F-box protein At5g46170-like, whose amino-acid sequence MTSPGSPAAAVDLRQWRGDAQEEEDEEGIDHLDRLPDSVLLVVFNRIGDVKALGRCCVVCRRFHDLVPLVDSVLVRVDCVISDDPIPSPAGGAGADRSRGVFSHLARIVIGGIVKPLQALGHILAPSAAVASNRRSSPSSPSSSPSSSRSSEISHHSPAEVLKNFKEIRRLRIELPAGELGVDDGVLLKWKAEFGSTLDSCVILGASSVLSSSSILPKSSSPNPNPSFQDTCGADDSGSMPDSFYTSGNLKLRVFWTISSLIAASARHYLLQPIIADHEALERLELTDVDGQGVLTMDRWQLQEFRAKPLSASGSSQRTLVPALSMWLWYAPYLELPGGMVLKGATLVAVRPSQEQGMEVASSGEFGGVVEFSDRCSISSAFEEPYRSAAGMLMKRRTYCLEMNSF is encoded by the coding sequence ATGACGTCCCCCGGAAGCCCCGCGGCGGCCGTGGATCTGCGACAGTGGCGCGGGGATgcgcaggaggaggaggatgaggaggggaTCGACCACTTAGATCGGCTGCCGGACTCCGTGCTGCTCGTTGTCTTCAACCGGATCGGCGACGTCAAGGCCCTGGGACGGTGCTGCGTCGTCTGCCGCCGATTCCACGACCTCGTCCCTCTCGTCGATTCCGTCCTCGTCCGCGTCGATTGCGTCATCTCCGACGATCCTATCCCCTCCCCCGCCGGGGGCGCCGGCGCGGACAGGTCCCGGGGGGTCTTCTCCCACCTTGCCCGCATCGTCATCGGCGGCATCGTCAAGCCCTTGCAGGCTCTCGGTCATATCCTCGCCCCTTCTGCCGCCGTCGCCTCCAACCGAAGGTCCTCGCCTTCGTCcccttcctcctccccctcctcctcgagGTCGTCGGAGATCTCCCACCACTCCCCGGCGGAGGTCTTGAAGAACTTTAAGGAGATCCGCCGGCTCAGGATCGAGCTCCCCGCCGGCGAGCTCGGCGTCGATGACGGCGTCCTCCTGAAGTGGAAGGCCGAGTTCGGATCAACCCTCGATAGCTGTGTCATCCTTGGCGCGTCTTCTGTCCTCTCTTCGTCTTCCATCCTGCCCAAATCCTCgagccccaaccctaaccctagcttCCAGGACACTTGTGGGGCTGATGACAGCGGGAGCATGCCGGATTCGTTTTACACCAGCGGAAACTTGAAGCTTAGGGTGTTCTGGACGATCAGCTCCTTGATTGCCGCTTCGGCACGGCATTACCTCCTCCAGCCAATCATAGCTGATCACGAGGCGCTGGAAAGGTTAGAGCTCACAGACGTCGATGGGCAGGGGGTACTGACGATGGACCGTTGGCAGCTGCAGGAGTTCAGGGCAAAGCCGTTGTCAGCATCAGGGAGCTCGCAGCGGACCCTGGTGCCAGCCCTCAGCATGTGGTTGTGGTACGCCCCCTACCTGGAGCTTCCTGGTGGGATGGTGCTGAAGGGGGCGACACTGGTGGCTGTCCGGCCAAGCCAGGAGCAGGGAATGGAGGTTGCGAGTAGTGGAGAATTTGGTGGTGTCGTAGAATTCTCAGACAGGTGTTCGATTTCCAGTGCATTCGAAGAGCCATACAGGTCAGCAGCAGGGATGCTCATGAAGAGGAGAACGTACTGTCTTGAGATGAATTCATTCTGA